A stretch of the Bacillus alveayuensis genome encodes the following:
- a CDS encoding S1 RNA binding domain protein (product_source=KO:K07571; cath_funfam=2.40.50.140; cog=COG1098; ko=KO:K07571; pfam=PF00575; smart=SM00316; superfamily=50249) — MSIEVGSKLQGKVTGITNFGAFVELPGGSTGLVHISEVADNYVKDIHDHLKVGDQVEVKVINVEKDGKIGLSIKRAKDRPRRNDHRSKESFEQKMSRFLKESEDRLASLRRHTESRRGGRGARRG, encoded by the coding sequence ATGTCGATTGAAGTTGGCAGCAAGTTACAAGGAAAAGTAACGGGCATTACTAATTTTGGAGCATTTGTGGAGCTGCCAGGGGGCTCAACAGGTTTAGTTCATATTAGTGAAGTTGCAGATAATTATGTGAAGGACATTCATGATCACTTAAAAGTCGGAGATCAAGTAGAAGTAAAAGTGATTAATGTTGAGAAGGATGGGAAAATTGGTTTATCCATTAAAAGAGCGAAAGATCGTCCAAGAAGAAACGATCATCGCTCAAAAGAAAGCTTTGAGCAAAAAATGAGCCGATTTTTAAAAGAGAGCGAGGACCGTTTAGCTTCACTTCGCCGCCATACGGAATCAAGACGCGGAGGGAGAGGAGCACGGAGAGGGTAA
- a CDS encoding cell division protein DivIC (product_source=KO:K13052; cath_funfam=1.10.1660.10; cog=COG2919; ko=KO:K13052; pfam=PF04977; smart=SM00435; superfamily=90257; transmembrane_helix_parts=Inside_1_37,TMhelix_38_60,Outside_61_125), producing MSFQQKQKITHLVSDYAIQQERQQQLQKRRKKGLMRRLAVISVIMLVSFAIMTSKLISQASAINEKIEEKKKLEEKLTKLQKQQQELEKEIVKLNDDDYIAKLARRDYFLSDDGEIIFNLPEDDE from the coding sequence ATGAGTTTTCAGCAAAAGCAAAAGATTACTCACCTTGTGTCTGACTATGCGATCCAGCAAGAAAGGCAGCAGCAATTACAAAAAAGACGTAAAAAGGGTTTAATGAGAAGGTTGGCAGTGATATCAGTTATTATGCTCGTATCTTTTGCCATTATGACATCAAAACTTATTTCTCAAGCCTCGGCGATCAATGAAAAAATAGAGGAAAAGAAAAAACTTGAAGAAAAGCTGACAAAATTACAGAAGCAACAACAGGAACTCGAGAAAGAAATTGTCAAACTAAATGATGATGATTACATAGCAAAACTAGCACGAAGAGATTATTTTCTGTCAGACGACGGAGAAATTATTTTTAATCTTCCAGAAGATGATGAGTAG
- a CDS encoding spore cortex biosynthesis protein YabQ (product_source=TIGR02893; cath_funfam=1.20.1560.10; pfam=PF09578; tigrfam=TIGR02893; transmembrane_helix_parts=Inside_1_20,TMhelix_21_43,Outside_44_52,TMhelix_53_72,Inside_73_100,TMhelix_101_123,Outside_124_127,TMhelix_128_150,Inside_151_196), which produces MGSWLGIALDTYKYFVNRQKMVRWVVFINDLIFWAVQGLLIFYVLLLVNEGVLRFYIFLALLCGFAIYQSLLRSIYMKILHFVVKLVVSVYRFIKQTMKLLIMNPIIAFVHIILTIVTGFFIFLWNLIIWSSQFIFKLCKILLAPVLWILKQFWRRFPNSFRLSVKRFMTTLAGFSMPIKNLYGRIYRTWMKFFHK; this is translated from the coding sequence ATGGGAAGCTGGTTAGGTATTGCGCTTGATACGTATAAGTATTTTGTAAATAGACAGAAAATGGTGAGGTGGGTCGTTTTTATTAACGACCTTATCTTCTGGGCTGTTCAAGGGCTCCTCATTTTTTATGTCCTTTTATTGGTGAATGAAGGTGTTTTGAGATTTTATATTTTTTTAGCATTATTATGTGGTTTCGCTATTTATCAAAGTTTATTAAGAAGCATTTACATGAAAATTCTTCATTTTGTTGTTAAACTTGTTGTCTCTGTATATCGTTTTATAAAACAGACAATGAAATTATTAATTATGAATCCTATCATCGCATTTGTTCATATCATTTTAACGATTGTAACAGGTTTTTTTATCTTTTTGTGGAATTTGATCATATGGAGTTCACAATTCATTTTTAAGTTATGCAAAATTTTATTAGCCCCTGTATTATGGATTTTAAAACAATTTTGGCGACGCTTTCCGAATTCATTTCGTTTATCTGTGAAAAGATTTATGACGACATTGGCAGGATTTTCAATGCCAATAAAGAATTTATATGGGAGAATATATCGTACGTGGATGAAATTTTTCCATAAATAG
- a CDS encoding sporulation protein YabP (product_source=TIGR02892; pfam=PF07873; tigrfam=TIGR02892) codes for MSQYYDGNHSHKQVVQEHDVMMKGRKFLDITGVKQVESFDNEEFLLDTVMGPLAIRGENLQMKNLDVDKGIVSIKGRIYDLVYLDDHHGEKAKGFFSKLFK; via the coding sequence ATGAGCCAATATTATGATGGGAACCATTCACATAAACAAGTGGTGCAAGAGCATGATGTCATGATGAAAGGTAGAAAGTTTCTAGATATTACCGGAGTTAAACAAGTTGAAAGCTTTGATAATGAAGAATTTTTACTTGATACAGTGATGGGTCCATTAGCCATTCGTGGAGAGAATTTACAAATGAAAAATCTCGATGTGGATAAAGGGATTGTTTCGATTAAAGGTAGAATATATGATCTTGTTTATTTAGATGATCACCATGGGGAGAAGGCTAAAGGGTTTTTTAGCAAGTTGTTTAAATGA